Proteins from one Eubalaena glacialis isolate mEubGla1 chromosome 8, mEubGla1.1.hap2.+ XY, whole genome shotgun sequence genomic window:
- the LOC133096426 gene encoding peptidyl-prolyl cis-trans isomerase A-like, producing the protein MVNPTVFFDITVDGEHLGHVSFELFADEVPKTAENFCALSTGEKGFGYKGSCFHRIIPGFMCQGGDFTRHNGTGGKSIYREKFDDENFLLKRTGPGILFMANAGPNTNGSQFFICTAKTEWLDGNHVVFCKVKEGMNIAEAMERFGSRNGKTSKKITIADCGQI; encoded by the exons ATGGTCAACCCTACCGTGTTCTTTGACATCACTGTTGACGGCGAGCACTTAGGCCACGTCTCCTTCGAG CTGTTTGCAGACGAAGTTCCAAAGACAGCAGAAAACTTTTGTGCTCTGAGCACTGGGGAGAAAGGCTTTGGTTATAAAGGTTCCTGCTTTCACAGAATAATTCCGGGATTTATGTGCCAGGGTGGTGACTTCACACGCCATAATGGCACTGGTGGCAAGTCCATCTATAGGGAGAAATTTGATGATGAGAATTTCCTCCTGAAGCGTACAGGTCCTGGCATCTTGTTCATGGCAAATGCTGGCCCTAACACAAACGGTTCCCAGTTTTTCATCTGCACTGCCAAGACTGAGTGGTTGGATGGCAATCATGTGGTCTTTTGCAAGGTGAAAGAGGGCATGAATATTGCGGAAGCCATGGAGCGCTTTGGGTCCAGGAATGGCAAGACCAGCAAGAAGATCACCATTGCTGACTGTGGACAAATCTAA